Proteins encoded within one genomic window of Theobroma cacao cultivar B97-61/B2 chromosome 7, Criollo_cocoa_genome_V2, whole genome shotgun sequence:
- the LOC18594227 gene encoding polynucleotide 3'-phosphatase ZDP isoform X2 — protein MELEKSNSKKIKLSTPDEKPVMDIAFSVSDVKDKYKDAALKPKWKAFQTIIFLEQDDGLHDSGKIAAFDFDGCLAKTSVKRVGADAWSLMYPSIPEKLQSLYEEGYKLVIFTNESNIERWKNKRQLAVDSKIGRLNNFINQVKVPMQVFIACGLGGKVDDPFRKPNPGMWHIMEKHFNSGIPIDMNQSFYVGDAAGRPDDHSDADIKFAQAVGLKFYVPEEYFST, from the exons atggaaTTGGAGAAAAgtaattcaaagaaaattaag TTGTCAACGCCAGATGAGAAACCTGTGATGGACATAGCCTTTTCTGTCTCTGATGTGAAGGATAAGTATAAG GATGCtgctttaaaaccaaaatggAAGGCATTCCAGACAATCATATTTCTTGAGCAG GATGATGGTCTTCATGATTCGGGTAAAATTGCTGCATTTGATTTTGACGGCTGTCTGGCTAAAACATCTGTTAAAAG AGTAGGTGCAGATGCTTGGTCCCTTATGTATCCTTCAATACCAGAGAAGCTGCAGAGTCTTTATGAAGAGGGCTATAAGctg GTAATCTTTACAAATGAATCCAATATTGAGCGCTGGAAGAATAAAAGACAGCTAGCTGTGGACTCAAAAATTGGACGTCTCAACAATTTCATTAATCAAGTAAAGGTTCCAATGCAG GTTTTTATAGCTTGTGGGTTAGGCGGTAAAGTAGATGATCCTTTTCGAAAACCTAATCCTGGGATGTGGCACATTATGGAGAAACACTTCAACTCTGGCATTCCAATTGATATGAATCA ATCTTTTTATGTTGGCGACGCTGCAGGGAGACCCGATGACCATAGTGATGCtgatataaaatttgcacAG GCGGTAGGattgaaattttatgttcCTGAGGAATACTTCAGCACTTGA
- the LOC18594234 gene encoding uncharacterized protein LOC18594234 isoform X1 encodes MNPYDEKRLRDEVIYLHYLWHQGPPQNPSPIPQKRPRPLTRNPTNKSKRLATSGSYPPPKPDNGPDWSTLVKPPPPSSPGWPAPKSKPDHPTKPVSVEDQARFSSLKMQSKVLESCKKFFNKRVVDDEESQDEEEEDGEEDKFFMGIFVNNSELRGYYEENHEKGEFFCLVCGGIGENVGKKFKGCVALVQHCLSILKTKRKRGHRAFGLVVCKVLGWDIDRLPVILLKGEPLSRSLANLTQQNTLKGDDCVKNVGNIETENSDVEVQKGACNCVEKGDDLNFILGTQSVNADGSESVENEVSGVDQSNCELLRLGLSRIPSAEWPCIESIDESTLTIMGWPSFKPCSAPVTHVVPAEEQTRFNMVQLQRKVFEGCKHFFSTTDESDPDENDNEVDDEDEDDSMDEDGSNECKEFNFFLRLFKENNELRSYYETNCRGGDFCCLVCCGIGKKVWRTFKDCVGLLQHSTAISKTKKKQAHRAFGLVICKVLGWDIDRLPSIVIKSEPLSHSLDDLSQCQLDGKASCNQDEPDGPMDKTDSGSASEEDINAHQNNSMLISNEITLNEEPNKDNNLENITFEYRS; translated from the exons ATGAACCCATACGATGAGAAGAGGCTAAGAGATGAAGTAATCTACTTGCACTATCTCTGGCACCAAGGTCCCCCGCAAAACCCTAGCCCAATCCCCCAGAAAAGACCCAGACCACTAACCCGGAATCCCACCAACAAAAGCAAAAGGCTGGCCACTTCAGGATCCTACCCACCACCCAAACCAGACAATGGACCCGACTGGTCCACCCTCGTCAAGCCCCCACCACCTTCATCGCCAGGATGGCCAGCACCCAAGTCTAAACCGGACCACCCGACCAAACCCGTTTCAGTTGAAGACCAAGCGAGGTTTTCCTCCTTGAAAATGCAAAGCAAGGTTCTTGAAAGTTGcaaaaaatttttcaacaaaagggttgttgatgatgaagaaagtcaagacgaagaagaagaagatggtGAGGAGGACAAGTTTTTTATGGGAATTTTTGTGAATAACAGTGAGTTGAGGGGTTACTATGAGGAGAATCATGAGAAAGGTGAGTTTTTTTGTCTGGTTTGTGGTGGCATTGGTGAAAATGTTGGTAAGAAATTCAAGGGATGTGTTGCACTTGTACAACATTGTCTGTCGATATTGAAAAccaagagaaagagagggcACAGAGCTTTTGGATTGGTCGTTTGTAAGGTTCTTGGTTGGGATATAGATAGGTTGCCTGTGATATTGTTGAAGGGTGAGCCTTTGAGTCGTAGTTTGGCGAATTTGACCCAG CAGAACACGTTAAAGGGAGATGATTGCGTTAAAAATGTGGGAAATATTGAAACTGAAAATTCAGATGTGGAAGTCCAGAAAGGAGCATGTAATTGTGTG GAAAAGGGggatgatttgaattttattttgggtACTCAGTCTGTGAATGCTGATGGTAGTGAATCGGTTGAAAATGAGGTTTCTGGTGTTGATCAGAGTAATTGTGAATTGCTG AGATTAGGCTTATCACGGATCCCAAGTGCTGAATGGCCCTGCATAGAATCTATCGATGAGTCCACTTTAACAATTATGGGATGGCCTAGCTTTAAGCCTTGTTCTGCTCCTGTCACACATGTGGTTCCTGCTGAAGAACAGACTAGATTCAACATGGTGCAGTTGCAGCGTAAAGTCTTTGAAGGTTGTAAACATTTCTTTTCTACAACTGATGAATCTGACcctgatgaaaatgataatgaagttgatgatgaagatgaagatgattCAATGGATGAAGATGGGTCTAACGAATGTAAGGAGTTCAATTTCTTTCTGAGGCTTTTCAAAGAGAACAATGAACTACGAAGTTATTATGAGACTAACTGTAGAGGTGGGGATTTCTGTTGTTTGGTCTGTTGTGGGATTGGGAAGAAAGTTTGGAGGACTTTTAAAGACTGTGTGGGGCTTCTTCAGCATTCCACTGCAATATCAAAGACGAAAAAGAAGCAAGCTCATAGAGCTTTTGGGCTGGTTATTTGTAAGGTTCTTGGTTGGGATATTGACCGTCTTCCATCAATTGTGATAAAGAGTGAGCCTCTGAGTCACTCATTAGATGACTTGTCACAG TGTCAGCTTGATGGAAAAGCTAGTTGCAACCAGGATGAGCCGGATGGTCCTATGGACAAAACAGATTCCGGATCAGCTTCAGAGGAGGATATCAATGCACATCAAAATAATAGCATGTTGATAAGTAATGAG ATTACTTTGAATGAAGAACCAAATAAAGACAATAATTTGGAAAACATTACTTTTGAGTATCGGAGCTAA
- the LOC18594233 gene encoding uncharacterized protein LOC18594233, with protein MQPQNLSFSKTLNPSFLVFPSPKPLLSPSLPRRCFPFSRQKPPILSVHHRDVRAFAGRSKKKPGGQSSGRLEGSAEIRRVAKRNARRKSKKLAESLFYRLKNPGKPNHADNFTEEELEAIGLGYDRMVRFMEKDDPNLKHPFDWYKYGEFGPYSWRGVVVGDPIRGRFADERVTMIGEVKNHEEWEKIEQFEMASEFGKRLEMMDKNVGFRYFWVFVRHPKWRLNELPWEQWTVVCEVVVEARKNERLDKWSLMGRLGNKARSLITQCAAWMRPDIIYVKKPVYQCRFEGQDDFFKALIPFLDPKTEGEYLFEVRKEDGSVELCSYFEGLCKIVKVSQKAFVDDVVKGFEKLSEEGKSRCLEFLLSNHPVPLLHPYTKEWKAKLEEMELGCDAPDDDEDDRGRDSGETQFTDWIEDDGGGDEEVEDQEDVVLDMEEGGHEEFRTEGEESEEEEDEKYWEEEFQKAVSSSERMEKLAKRSVEMTTEFYKKQLGVMEADKKKKIMEDGDETALRGKRATVRPEEWKYAGIGPWRRRIKKSKIPPELFLRAAVRPFTYRNLVKEIVLTRHAILEGEIGRKE; from the coding sequence ATGCAGCCTCAAAATCTCTCCTTCTctaaaaccctaaacccttcTTTCCTTGTCTTCCCTTCCCCTAAGCCACTCCTCTCCCCTTCCCTACCCCGCCGATGCTTCCCATTTTCCCGCCAAAAGCCCCCCATACTTTCCGTTCATCACCGAGACGTCCGGGCCTTTGCTGGCCGGAGCAAGAAGAAACCGGGAGGCCAATCCTCGGGCCGGCTCGAAGGCAGCGCGGAGATAAGGCGCGTGGCCAAGCGAAACGCGCGTCGAAAATCAAAAAAGCTAGCCGAATCCCTCTTCTACCGGTTGAAGAACCCAGGGAAGCCAAACCATGCCGATAACTTCACGGAAGAAGAGCTGGAAGCAATCGGACTCGGTTACGACCGGATGGTCCGGTTCATGGAAAAAGACGACCCGAATTTGAAACACCCTTTTGATTGGTACAAGTATGGTGAATTTGGGCCTTATTCTTGGCGTGGGGTTGTCGTTGGCGACCCAATTCGAGGGCGGTTTGCGGATGAAAGGGTCACGATGATAGGGGAAGTGAAGAATCATGAGGAATGGGAGAAGATAGAACAGTTCGAGATGGCTTCAGAGTTTGGGAAAAGGTTGGAAATGATGGATAAAAACGTTGGCTTTAGGTACTTTTGGGTGTTTGTTAGGCACCCGAAATGGAGGTTAAATGAATTGCCTTGGGAACAATGGACTGTAGTTTGTGAAGTTGTTGTTGAAGCTAGGAAAAATGAGAGGTTAGACAAGTGGAGTTTGATGGGGAGATTAGGGAATAAAGCTAGATCTTTGATTACTCAATGCGCGGCTTGGATGAGACCGGATATTATTTATGTTAAGAAGCCTGTTTATCAATGTAGGTTTGAAGGTCAAGATGATTTTTTTAAGGCGTTGATACCGTTTCTTGATCCTAAAACGGAAGGGGAATATTTGTTTGAGGTTAGGAAAGAGGATGGGAGTGTGGAACTGTGTAGTTATTTTGAGGGGTTGTGTAAGATTGTGAAGGTGAGTCAAAAGGCTTTTGTGGATGATGTGGTGAAAGGGTTTGAGAAGTTGAGTGAGGAAGGGAAATCGCGCTGTTTAGAGTTTTTGTTGAGTAATCATCCGGTGCCTCTTTTGCATCCATATACAAAGGAGTGGAAGGCTAAGTTGGAGGAGATGGAGTTGGGTTGTGATGCACCGgatgatgatgaggatgaTAGGGGCCGAGATTCTGGTGAGACCCAGTTCACGGATTGGATTGAGGATGATGGTGGTGGTGATGAGGAGGTGGAGGATCAAGAGGATGTGGTTCTGGATATGGAAGAAGGTGGACATGAAGAATTTCGGACTGAAGGAGAGGAATCTGAGGAAGAAGAGGATGAAAAGTACTGGGAGGAAGAGTTTCAGAAGGCAGTAAGTAGCTCTGAAAGGATGGAAAAACTTGCAAAACGAAGTGTTGAGATGACTACAGAGTTCTACAAGAAGCAGTTGGGGGTAATGGAAGctgacaaaaagaaaaagattatgGAAGATGGAGATGAAACTGCCCTGAGGGGTAAAAGAGCAACAGTGAGACCAGAAGAGTGGAAATATGCAGGGATTGGTCCGTGGAGGAGAAGGATTAAGAAGAGCAAAATTCCTCCAGAGCTGTTTTTACGTGCAGCTGTTAGACCATTTACTTATAGGAATCTTGTGAAGGAGATTGTCTTGACAAGGCATGCAATATTGGAGGGTGAGATTGGTAGGAAAGAATGA
- the LOC18594227 gene encoding polynucleotide 3'-phosphatase ZDP isoform X1: MLKLSSTLTIPAKPKSTLLFFHFPRPKPQKAPTFVHPLLFTFGKKRKMSTKIIAEYAKSGRSSCKKCGKAITAQALRLGLVTRDLRGFDMTKWHHLPCFSEKIDSLDVIKGFDLLKGVDQEALKKLADESDKLTEQLQGKDEDEEEEMELEKSNSKKIKLSTPDEKPVMDIAFSVSDVKDKYKDAALKPKWKAFQTIIFLEQDDGLHDSGKIAAFDFDGCLAKTSVKRVGADAWSLMYPSIPEKLQSLYEEGYKLVIFTNESNIERWKNKRQLAVDSKIGRLNNFINQVKVPMQVFIACGLGGKVDDPFRKPNPGMWHIMEKHFNSGIPIDMNQSFYVGDAAGRPDDHSDADIKFAQAVGLKFYVPEEYFST, translated from the exons ATGCTAAAGCTCTCCTCTACCCTTACAATCCCCGCTAAACCCAAAAGTACTCTTTTATTCTTCCACTTCCCGAGACCAAAACCCCAAAAAGCCCCAACCTTTGTTCACCCCCTTCTTTTCACTTTTGGAAAAAAACGAAAAATGTCCACCAAAATTATAGCTGAGTATGCCAAGTCTGGCAGGTCCTCTTGCAAGAAATGTGGCAAAGCAATAACTGCTCAGGCCCTGAGGTTGGGCCTTGTCACCAGAGATTTAAGAGGCTTTGACATGACCAAATGGCATCACTTGCCTTGCTTCTCTGAAAAGATCGATTCTCTGGATGTAATTAAGGGCTTTGACTTACTTAAG GGTGTTGATCAGGAAGCTTTGAAGAAATTGGCGGATGAGTCTGATAAGTTGACGGAGCAG TTGCAGGGAAAAGAtgaggatgaagaagaagaaatggaaTTGGAGAAAAgtaattcaaagaaaattaag TTGTCAACGCCAGATGAGAAACCTGTGATGGACATAGCCTTTTCTGTCTCTGATGTGAAGGATAAGTATAAG GATGCtgctttaaaaccaaaatggAAGGCATTCCAGACAATCATATTTCTTGAGCAG GATGATGGTCTTCATGATTCGGGTAAAATTGCTGCATTTGATTTTGACGGCTGTCTGGCTAAAACATCTGTTAAAAG AGTAGGTGCAGATGCTTGGTCCCTTATGTATCCTTCAATACCAGAGAAGCTGCAGAGTCTTTATGAAGAGGGCTATAAGctg GTAATCTTTACAAATGAATCCAATATTGAGCGCTGGAAGAATAAAAGACAGCTAGCTGTGGACTCAAAAATTGGACGTCTCAACAATTTCATTAATCAAGTAAAGGTTCCAATGCAG GTTTTTATAGCTTGTGGGTTAGGCGGTAAAGTAGATGATCCTTTTCGAAAACCTAATCCTGGGATGTGGCACATTATGGAGAAACACTTCAACTCTGGCATTCCAATTGATATGAATCA ATCTTTTTATGTTGGCGACGCTGCAGGGAGACCCGATGACCATAGTGATGCtgatataaaatttgcacAG GCGGTAGGattgaaattttatgttcCTGAGGAATACTTCAGCACTTGA
- the LOC18594234 gene encoding uncharacterized protein LOC18594234 isoform X2: MNPYDEKRLRDEVIYLHYLWHQGPPQNPSPIPQKRPRPLTRNPTNKSKRLATSGSYPPPKPDNGPDWSTLVKPPPPSSPGWPAPKSKPDHPTKPVSVEDQARFSSLKMQSKVLESCKKFFNKRVVDDEESQDEEEEDGEEDKFFMGIFVNNSELRGYYEENHEKGEFFCLVCGGIGENVGKKFKGCVALVQHCLSILKTKRKRGHRAFGLVVCKVLGWDIDRLPVILLKGEPLSRSLANLTQEKGDDLNFILGTQSVNADGSESVENEVSGVDQSNCELLRLGLSRIPSAEWPCIESIDESTLTIMGWPSFKPCSAPVTHVVPAEEQTRFNMVQLQRKVFEGCKHFFSTTDESDPDENDNEVDDEDEDDSMDEDGSNECKEFNFFLRLFKENNELRSYYETNCRGGDFCCLVCCGIGKKVWRTFKDCVGLLQHSTAISKTKKKQAHRAFGLVICKVLGWDIDRLPSIVIKSEPLSHSLDDLSQCQLDGKASCNQDEPDGPMDKTDSGSASEEDINAHQNNSMLISNEITLNEEPNKDNNLENITFEYRS; the protein is encoded by the exons ATGAACCCATACGATGAGAAGAGGCTAAGAGATGAAGTAATCTACTTGCACTATCTCTGGCACCAAGGTCCCCCGCAAAACCCTAGCCCAATCCCCCAGAAAAGACCCAGACCACTAACCCGGAATCCCACCAACAAAAGCAAAAGGCTGGCCACTTCAGGATCCTACCCACCACCCAAACCAGACAATGGACCCGACTGGTCCACCCTCGTCAAGCCCCCACCACCTTCATCGCCAGGATGGCCAGCACCCAAGTCTAAACCGGACCACCCGACCAAACCCGTTTCAGTTGAAGACCAAGCGAGGTTTTCCTCCTTGAAAATGCAAAGCAAGGTTCTTGAAAGTTGcaaaaaatttttcaacaaaagggttgttgatgatgaagaaagtcaagacgaagaagaagaagatggtGAGGAGGACAAGTTTTTTATGGGAATTTTTGTGAATAACAGTGAGTTGAGGGGTTACTATGAGGAGAATCATGAGAAAGGTGAGTTTTTTTGTCTGGTTTGTGGTGGCATTGGTGAAAATGTTGGTAAGAAATTCAAGGGATGTGTTGCACTTGTACAACATTGTCTGTCGATATTGAAAAccaagagaaagagagggcACAGAGCTTTTGGATTGGTCGTTTGTAAGGTTCTTGGTTGGGATATAGATAGGTTGCCTGTGATATTGTTGAAGGGTGAGCCTTTGAGTCGTAGTTTGGCGAATTTGACCCAG GAAAAGGGggatgatttgaattttattttgggtACTCAGTCTGTGAATGCTGATGGTAGTGAATCGGTTGAAAATGAGGTTTCTGGTGTTGATCAGAGTAATTGTGAATTGCTG AGATTAGGCTTATCACGGATCCCAAGTGCTGAATGGCCCTGCATAGAATCTATCGATGAGTCCACTTTAACAATTATGGGATGGCCTAGCTTTAAGCCTTGTTCTGCTCCTGTCACACATGTGGTTCCTGCTGAAGAACAGACTAGATTCAACATGGTGCAGTTGCAGCGTAAAGTCTTTGAAGGTTGTAAACATTTCTTTTCTACAACTGATGAATCTGACcctgatgaaaatgataatgaagttgatgatgaagatgaagatgattCAATGGATGAAGATGGGTCTAACGAATGTAAGGAGTTCAATTTCTTTCTGAGGCTTTTCAAAGAGAACAATGAACTACGAAGTTATTATGAGACTAACTGTAGAGGTGGGGATTTCTGTTGTTTGGTCTGTTGTGGGATTGGGAAGAAAGTTTGGAGGACTTTTAAAGACTGTGTGGGGCTTCTTCAGCATTCCACTGCAATATCAAAGACGAAAAAGAAGCAAGCTCATAGAGCTTTTGGGCTGGTTATTTGTAAGGTTCTTGGTTGGGATATTGACCGTCTTCCATCAATTGTGATAAAGAGTGAGCCTCTGAGTCACTCATTAGATGACTTGTCACAG TGTCAGCTTGATGGAAAAGCTAGTTGCAACCAGGATGAGCCGGATGGTCCTATGGACAAAACAGATTCCGGATCAGCTTCAGAGGAGGATATCAATGCACATCAAAATAATAGCATGTTGATAAGTAATGAG ATTACTTTGAATGAAGAACCAAATAAAGACAATAATTTGGAAAACATTACTTTTGAGTATCGGAGCTAA